From the genome of Candidatus Ancaeobacter aquaticus, one region includes:
- the mraY gene encoding phospho-N-acetylmuramoyl-pentapeptide-transferase, producing MLYHLLFPLREYFFAFNVFKYITFRAAFASVTAMIIVILLGPLVIRMLYSMKIGQRIRKEECLKLYSLHKEKEGVPTMGGILIIVSVLFSTLLWADIFNLNIIIVTGAFLWLGAIGFWDDYIKIKKKRSLGLTAKMKFFLQLVLAVAIGLIMVFSPEMKLYGTVLTVPFFKEVIFYLGPFIILFIAIVVVGSSNAVNLTDGLDGLAIGCVIIASLALGVMSYVTGHAAFARYLQLIYIPGSGELAVFCASIVGAGLGFLWFNCYPAQVFMGDTGSLSLGGALGVVAILIKKELVLFIVGGVFVIEALSVMIQVLSFKMTGKRVFRCAPIHHHYEMKGLAEPKVTIRFWIVAIICALISIAALKLQ from the coding sequence ATGCTTTACCATTTGTTGTTTCCGTTACGAGAATACTTCTTTGCGTTTAATGTGTTTAAATATATTACTTTTAGGGCTGCTTTTGCCAGTGTTACTGCAATGATAATTGTTATATTGCTGGGCCCTTTAGTTATCAGGATGCTTTACAGCATGAAGATCGGGCAGAGAATCAGAAAAGAAGAGTGCCTGAAATTATATTCACTGCATAAGGAAAAGGAAGGTGTGCCGACAATGGGCGGTATACTCATTATTGTCAGTGTTTTGTTTTCAACATTATTGTGGGCTGATATATTTAACCTGAATATAATAATTGTTACTGGGGCATTTCTATGGCTTGGGGCTATTGGGTTTTGGGATGATTATATAAAAATAAAAAAGAAACGGTCACTTGGACTGACAGCAAAAATGAAATTTTTCCTGCAATTGGTTCTTGCTGTTGCGATAGGTCTTATAATGGTGTTTTCTCCAGAGATGAAGCTCTATGGGACAGTTCTTACCGTGCCGTTTTTTAAAGAGGTAATATTTTATTTAGGTCCCTTTATCATTTTGTTTATAGCTATTGTTGTTGTAGGAAGTTCAAATGCGGTTAATCTTACCGATGGTCTTGATGGATTAGCGATAGGATGTGTTATCATTGCTTCACTTGCACTTGGTGTCATGAGTTATGTTACCGGACATGCTGCATTTGCTCGTTATTTACAGCTCATTTATATTCCGGGAAGTGGTGAGCTTGCTGTTTTTTGCGCAAGTATTGTTGGTGCGGGGCTTGGTTTCCTCTGGTTTAATTGTTATCCAGCACAAGTCTTTATGGGTGATACAGGGTCATTATCGCTCGGTGGTGCGCTTGGTGTTGTAGCAATATTAATTAAAAAAGAACTTGTTCTTTTTATTGTTGGCGGTGTGTTTGTGATAGAAGCATTATCAGTGATGATTCAAGTACTCTCTTTTAAGATGACAGGCAAAAGGGTGTTTCGCTGTGCCCCTATTCATCATCACTATGAGATGAAAGGTCTGGCGGAGCCGAAAGTAACTATACGCTTTTGGATTGTTGCGATAATTTGCGCGCTGATAAGTATTGCTGCCTTGAAGCTGCAGTAA
- the murD gene encoding UDP-N-acetylmuramoyl-L-alanine--D-glutamate ligase — protein MNLNNKKILVVGVGKSGIAAVRLLQQRGIPVKATDKYICKNTRILKNEGVEIEIGHMNSSFIDDVDCVIISPGVSDTCEVITWARERKIPLISEIELAAHFLKAPLIAVTGTNGKTTTTSLITHIFNVNGIDAVSCGNIGYPLSTACIEHSQLDYYVCELSSFQLERIHTFTPHISVLLNITPDHGDRYESVLEYQKAKLNMYQNQGSDQWAVANIRCKEIVHPIVTRDRIKTFYFGLSRDSQADIFYENDAIIMCVDGNETVLCNREDIKIPGHHNVENIMAALLCAYIGKVSTEGCRQALKTFYGVTHRLEYVDTLNGVRFINDSKSTNIDSLSVAIESFDMPIILIAGGRNKGGDFGVLGEAIKEKVSHIVCIGEAADEIETSLNAFTNVEKQLTLKAAVNKSYEIAEAGSVVLLSPGCASFDMFSNFEQRGNEFKKYVKDIDGRIHHAER, from the coding sequence ATGAATTTGAATAATAAAAAAATATTAGTTGTTGGGGTAGGAAAAAGCGGAATTGCAGCTGTGCGATTGCTGCAACAAAGAGGTATTCCTGTTAAAGCAACTGATAAATATATATGTAAAAATACACGTATTCTAAAAAATGAGGGTGTTGAAATAGAAATTGGTCACATGAACTCCTCCTTCATTGATGATGTTGATTGCGTTATTATTAGTCCCGGTGTTTCTGATACATGCGAAGTTATCACATGGGCAAGGGAAAGAAAAATACCCCTCATAAGCGAAATTGAACTTGCGGCACATTTCCTAAAAGCTCCTCTTATTGCTGTTACCGGTACAAACGGGAAAACAACAACAACATCGCTTATTACTCATATATTTAATGTAAACGGGATAGATGCTGTTAGTTGCGGCAATATTGGATATCCGCTATCTACTGCATGTATTGAGCACTCTCAGTTAGATTATTATGTGTGTGAGCTCAGTTCTTTTCAGCTTGAGAGAATACATACGTTTACTCCGCACATTTCGGTTCTTTTGAATATTACTCCTGATCATGGTGACCGCTACGAGTCAGTACTTGAATATCAAAAAGCGAAGCTCAATATGTACCAGAATCAAGGAAGTGATCAGTGGGCGGTCGCAAACATTCGCTGTAAAGAAATCGTTCACCCTATTGTTACCAGAGATAGAATTAAAACATTTTATTTCGGGCTATCCCGAGACTCTCAAGCTGATATATTTTATGAAAATGATGCTATTATAATGTGTGTAGATGGCAATGAAACAGTTTTGTGTAATCGAGAGGACATAAAAATACCCGGACATCATAATGTAGAAAATATAATGGCGGCATTACTGTGTGCTTACATTGGAAAAGTCTCTACAGAGGGGTGCCGGCAAGCACTCAAAACGTTTTATGGGGTTACTCACAGGCTTGAATATGTTGATACCCTTAACGGAGTCCGTTTTATAAATGATTCTAAAAGTACGAATATTGATTCATTATCTGTTGCCATTGAGTCATTTGATATGCCAATTATTTTAATTGCCGGGGGCCGAAACAAAGGGGGTGATTTTGGTGTTTTAGGCGAGGCTATTAAAGAAAAGGTGTCTCATATAGTATGTATTGGTGAAGCAGCGGATGAAATAGAAACCAGTCTCAATGCATTTACAAACGTTGAGAAACAACTTACACTGAAAGCGGCAGTTAATAAAAGTTACGAGATTGCGGAGGCAGGGTCGGTGGTTTTGCTTTCACCGGGATGTGCGAGTTTTGATATGTTTAGCAATTTTGAACAGCGCGGGAATGAATTTAAAAAGTATGTAAAGGATATCGACGGTAGGATACATCATGCCGAGAGATAA